TAGATGCTGGCGACGTTGATGGCGGCATTATCAATGTAGTAAACGAAATCCCAGCAGGGAGCAACCACAAAATTGAATGGAACAGAGAATTAGCTTGTTTCCAATTAGACCGTGTTGAGCCAGCAATTTTTGCAAAACCAACAAACTACGGCTTCATTCCACAAACATTAGATGAAGATGGTGATGAATTAGACGTATTATTGGTTACTGAGCAACCACTTGCAACAGGTGTTTTCTTAGAAGCACGTGTAATCGGTGTGATGAAATTCGTTGATGATGGCGAAGTGGATGATAAAATTGTTTGTGTACCAGCAGATGACCGTAACAACGGTAATGCATACAAAACATTAGCTGATTTACCAAAACAGTTGATTTCACAAA
This DNA window, taken from Phocoenobacter uteri, encodes the following:
- a CDS encoding inorganic diphosphatase — translated: MADFNKILDAGDVDGGIINVVNEIPAGSNHKIEWNRELACFQLDRVEPAIFAKPTNYGFIPQTLDEDGDELDVLLVTEQPLATGVFLEARVIGVMKFVDDGEVDDKIVCVPADDRNNGNAYKTLADLPKQLISQIEFHFNHYKDLKKAGTTQVTSWGDVEEAKEVIKESIQRWKDK